GCACCATTCCAAAGCTTCTTCAATGTATTCTTCAGCGCCCTCAACATATCTTGCGGTATCTGTATCTTCTATTCTCAATACAAACTCGCCACCTTGATTCTTCGCAAAAAGATAATCATATAATGCGGTTCTTACGCCTCCCAAATGCAAAGGTCCTGTAGGACTTGGTGCAAAACGGACTCTTACTTTCTCCATTTTAAATAAAATTTCTGCAAATTTACTTAAAATTAAATATTTTAATGATGTTTAATGTTTTCTATATTGGTTTTTTTAATCTTAATATTTACATTTGTATAAATTTAGAATTCAAAAAATATGTTAGAAATTGGCGAAAGACCTTGGGGGAAATATTATGTTTTGGCAGACGAACCTAATTATAAACTGAAAAGAATTGAAGTAAATCCTGGGCAAAAGCTATCCTATCAATATCATCATAAAAGACAAGAACAATGGACTATCATTGAAGGAGATGCTACCATCATCTTGGATGACAAAGAAATAAAGTTATCTTATGGAGAAAGTATTTTTATTCCATTAGGAGCTAAACACAGAATCATGAATCTTTCAGAAAAGCCGGTTATCTTCATAGAAGTACAAACAGGAACTTACTTTGGAGAGGATGATATCGTGAGGTTGGATGATGAATATGACAGAAAATAATTTATTTTCTGATAATCTCCTCTTTTGTTTAGTAAGTATCATTCGTTAATTATTCATCATTTTTTTTTAAGGTTTGAAAATTATGTTATAAATATTTCCAAATCCTGAAAAGATATTCTCCAACGCTTTTTCAAGAGTTTGCCAAGAGGTATAATCTTTTGCACGAAGCCATTCATACTTTATTTTTCGCCAAAGAATTTCAATAGAATTAAGATGTGGACTATATTTTGGAAGATAAAAAATTTCAATATCTAACTTCTTCCATTTTGAAATTTGGGTTTTAAATTCCTTAGAATGATGTATCTGTGCATTATCTAAACAAATAACAGTCTTCTTTGTGATTGTTTTTGAAAATTCATCAATGGCCTAAATCACAAAATCAGAAGTTATTTTTCCCATATGATGACGCTGAAAAAGATTATTATTCTTAGACATAATCCCAAAAACATTGATTCTTTTACTGTGCCTGGGTATGATTTTTACATTTTCATTTTTTTGTTGCCAGTGGTAAGAAATGGAGGGAGTTAAAGAAAATCCGCTCTCATCAGCAAAGTATACATCCAAATAATCATCTTTCGTCAGATTCATTAAACTCTTCAATTGCTCTGCTTTCAATAGATATTCTTCCTGATTTTGTAGAGGTTTGAGCCAACATCGTATTCTTTTCCAGACATAATCTTTTTTTTAGAAAGATTTTTAGCATTCTTTCTGTAACACGTTCTGAAAGATTTTCATTGATAAAACAGGTCGTTTCTTTCACAGAATCTCCCTGATCTATTTTATCCAAAATACTTTTTTGTTCTTCTGAAGAAAATGAAGAAAAAACACTTATCCTTCCTTGTCCCTTTTTCGTATAAAGGCCTATAAACCCTTTATCTTCATATGATTTAATCCATGAATAAACAGCTCTGATTTGTACTGAGAAAATATCCGAAATCTGCTTTGCTCTAATGCCATTATGATTCATGATCAAACTTTTGGCA
The sequence above is a segment of the Chryseobacterium turcicum genome. Coding sequences within it:
- a CDS encoding transposase, whose amino-acid sequence is MNLTKDDYLDVYFADESGFSLTPSISYHWQQKNENVKIIPRHSKRINVFGIMSKNNNLFQRHHMGKITSDFVI
- a CDS encoding transposase; translation: MDEFSKTITKKTVICLDNAQIHHSKEFKTQISKWKKLDIEIFYLPKYSPHLNSIEILWRKIKYEWLRAKDYTSWQTLEKALENIFSGFGNIYNIIFKP
- a CDS encoding helix-turn-helix domain-containing protein, encoding MKFIVLNENEMATLKMMSSHHPNSFVRDRAKSLIMNHNGIRAKQISDIFSVQIRAVYSWIKSYEDKGFIGLYTKKGQGRISVFSSFSSEEQKSILDKIDQGDSVKETTCFINENLSERVTERMLKIFLKKRLCLEKNTMLAQTSTKSGRISIESRAIEEFNESDER
- a CDS encoding phosphomannose isomerase type II C-terminal cupin domain is translated as MLEIGERPWGKYYVLADEPNYKLKRIEVNPGQKLSYQYHHKRQEQWTIIEGDATIILDDKEIKLSYGESIFIPLGAKHRIMNLSEKPVIFIEVQTGTYFGEDDIVRLDDEYDRK